A single window of Archangium gephyra DNA harbors:
- a CDS encoding regulatory protein RecX: MDSEAPTPEEVKRATDACLRLLAVRARSRHELLTALERKGFSEPVREAALAQVAGWGYLDDERFARDRAAVLLQRGKYGPEAVQQRLQAHGLSREEASEAVAEATGAVEFDAEAAARQVLERRGLSGRKLGPKEHARAGRLLLSRGFSEDVIQRVLGDAALEPSGPDD, from the coding sequence ATGGACTCCGAGGCACCCACCCCCGAGGAAGTCAAACGTGCGACGGACGCGTGCCTGCGATTGTTGGCCGTGCGGGCCCGCAGCCGGCACGAGTTGCTGACGGCGCTCGAGCGCAAGGGCTTCTCCGAGCCGGTGCGTGAAGCGGCGCTGGCGCAGGTGGCGGGCTGGGGCTACCTCGATGACGAGCGCTTCGCCCGGGACCGGGCGGCGGTGCTGCTCCAGCGGGGCAAGTACGGCCCCGAGGCGGTGCAGCAGCGGCTCCAGGCCCACGGGCTGAGCCGCGAGGAGGCGAGCGAGGCGGTGGCCGAGGCCACTGGCGCGGTGGAGTTCGACGCGGAGGCCGCCGCGCGCCAGGTGCTGGAGCGGCGGGGCCTGTCCGGCCGGAAGCTGGGGCCCAAGGAGCATGCCCGGGCCGGCCGTCTCCTGCTCAGCCGGGGCTTCTCCGAGGACGTCATCCAGCGGGTACTCGGCGACGCGGCGCTGGAACCTTCAGGTCCGGACGATTAG
- a CDS encoding FHA domain-containing protein, producing MSTPSGSPAKTYALKFISGKYQGGEFPLKAEKQIVIGRSSELDMVLVEDMVSRKHARIVVNGTGQISIEDLGSTNGTFVNGEKVKQATLKEGDRILIGTSILKLILQGVGAGEVDEVVAKQRLEEVAVQAARTSTKASSMTGKIEEIPLPDLLQLFHTSKKNGVLVVNNDHEAKIYLRQGRVYYAVIDENHNLGPQKSFNRIITWEQGDFELRPADPQEFMVELDSSTEALLMDALRQLDEYKRIQKDLPSMATQLSLAMPMTAKLRELTPELLDVLQQVHNYGSLGGVLDHSEQDDVQAAESVLQLIKRDYVRAS from the coding sequence GTGAGCACTCCGAGCGGATCGCCGGCGAAGACGTACGCGCTCAAGTTCATCTCCGGCAAGTACCAGGGTGGTGAGTTCCCGCTGAAGGCGGAGAAGCAGATCGTCATCGGCCGCTCGAGCGAGCTGGACATGGTGCTCGTCGAGGACATGGTGTCGCGCAAACACGCGCGCATCGTGGTCAACGGGACCGGGCAGATCTCCATCGAGGACCTCGGCTCGACGAACGGCACCTTCGTCAACGGCGAGAAGGTCAAGCAGGCGACGCTCAAGGAGGGGGACCGCATCCTCATCGGCACCTCCATCCTGAAGCTCATCCTGCAGGGCGTGGGGGCGGGCGAGGTCGACGAGGTGGTGGCCAAGCAGCGCCTGGAGGAGGTGGCTGTCCAGGCGGCGCGGACCTCGACGAAGGCCTCGTCCATGACGGGGAAGATCGAGGAGATTCCGCTGCCGGACCTGCTGCAGCTCTTCCACACGTCCAAGAAGAACGGCGTGCTGGTGGTCAACAACGACCACGAGGCGAAGATCTACCTGCGCCAGGGCCGCGTGTACTACGCGGTCATCGACGAGAACCACAACCTGGGGCCGCAGAAGAGCTTCAACCGCATCATCACCTGGGAGCAGGGTGACTTCGAGCTGCGGCCGGCCGACCCCCAGGAGTTCATGGTGGAGCTGGACTCGTCCACCGAGGCGCTCCTGATGGACGCGCTGAGGCAGCTGGACGAGTACAAGCGCATCCAGAAGGATCTGCCGTCGATGGCCACGCAGCTGTCGCTGGCGATGCCGATGACGGCGAAGCTGCGCGAGCTGACGCCGGAGCTGCTGGACGTGCTGCAGCAGGTGCACAACTACGGCTCGCTGGGTGGGGTGCTGGACCACTCGGAGCAGGACGACGTGCAGGCGGCCGAGTCGGTACTGCAGCTCATCAAGCGCGACTACGTGCGCGCCAGTTAA
- the selD gene encoding selenide, water dikinase SelD, whose translation MSEEQKPRRLTELANCAGUAAKIRPADLAQVLRQLKTSKDTRALVGFNTNDDAAVYRVAPGLALVSTVDFFPPVVDDPFQFGAIAAANALSDIYAMGAKPLFALNLVGFPKDRPMEELSRILAGGQAKADEAGIPILGGHSIQDPEPKYGLAVTGQVHPKKVLTNAGAKPGDVLMLTKPLGSGIATTAIKRGVASKELTKRVVALMSELNKKSGEVFASGRFKVNALTDVTGYGLLGHLLEMMTGAKAKAFLDLERIPILSEVPALAQQGVVPGGTKSNLAHVGKKVRFPKGLPEDIQWVLADAQTNGGLLASVPAKDVAKAYRALEKAGVDVALIGEVGEGRPGIEVVG comes from the coding sequence GTGTCCGAAGAGCAGAAGCCGCGCCGGCTCACCGAGCTGGCGAATTGCGCGGGTTGAGCGGCGAAAATCCGCCCCGCGGATCTGGCGCAGGTCCTGCGCCAACTGAAGACTTCGAAGGATACGAGGGCGCTGGTGGGCTTCAACACCAACGATGACGCGGCCGTGTATCGCGTGGCGCCGGGGCTGGCGCTGGTGAGCACGGTGGACTTCTTCCCGCCGGTGGTGGACGACCCGTTCCAGTTCGGGGCCATCGCCGCGGCGAACGCGCTGTCGGACATCTACGCCATGGGGGCCAAACCCCTGTTCGCGCTCAACCTGGTGGGCTTCCCCAAGGATCGCCCCATGGAGGAGCTGTCGCGGATTCTCGCGGGCGGCCAGGCGAAGGCGGACGAGGCGGGCATCCCCATCCTGGGAGGGCACTCCATCCAGGACCCCGAGCCGAAGTACGGGCTGGCGGTGACGGGTCAGGTGCACCCGAAGAAGGTGCTGACGAACGCCGGGGCGAAGCCGGGCGACGTGCTGATGCTGACGAAGCCCCTGGGCTCGGGCATCGCGACCACGGCCATCAAGCGCGGCGTGGCGTCCAAGGAGCTGACGAAGCGCGTGGTGGCGCTGATGTCGGAGCTCAACAAGAAGTCCGGAGAAGTTTTCGCCTCGGGTAGGTTCAAGGTGAACGCCCTCACGGACGTGACGGGCTACGGCCTGCTGGGGCACCTGCTGGAGATGATGACGGGGGCGAAGGCGAAGGCCTTCCTGGACCTGGAGCGCATCCCCATCCTCTCGGAGGTGCCGGCGCTGGCGCAGCAGGGCGTGGTGCCGGGCGGGACGAAGTCCAACCTCGCCCACGTGGGCAAGAAGGTGCGCTTCCCCAAGGGTCTGCCCGAGGACATCCAGTGGGTGCTCGCCGACGCGCAGACGAACGGGGGCCTGTTGGCCTCGGTGCCCGCGAAGGACGTGGCCAAGGCCTACCGGGCGCTGGAGAAGGCCGGTGTGGACGTGGCCCTCATCGGTGAGGTGGGCGAGGGCCGCCCCGGCATCGAAGTCGTCGGCTGA
- a CDS encoding outer membrane protein assembly factor BamD, with product MRLLRAVCLTALLSTAAGCAALSSGQSADPDFASDAAANLQLGDEALERKDFLQAERYYEHVRTKYPYLEVANEAELKLADLAYAQETYPEAREKYQSFIKLHPTHPKVDYAAYRSALSHYADIPSDFFILPPSTEKDQTEIRSALVSLNDFVRQYPNSQYVPEAKQNIEDTRRRLAEHELYVASFYARRERWKAVVQRLEGLLKNYPGTSVEEKALFDLHEAYVKLNQPEQAKQTLQRVIERLPGTPAAERARRMMGS from the coding sequence ATGCGTCTTCTTCGAGCTGTCTGCCTGACTGCCCTCTTGTCCACCGCCGCCGGCTGCGCGGCCCTCTCCTCCGGCCAGAGCGCGGATCCGGACTTCGCCTCGGATGCCGCCGCCAACCTCCAACTGGGTGACGAGGCCCTGGAGCGGAAGGACTTCCTCCAGGCCGAGCGGTACTACGAGCACGTCCGGACCAAGTACCCCTACCTCGAGGTGGCCAACGAGGCCGAGCTGAAGCTGGCGGACCTCGCCTACGCCCAGGAGACGTACCCGGAGGCGCGCGAGAAGTACCAGTCCTTCATCAAGCTCCACCCCACGCACCCCAAGGTGGACTACGCCGCCTACCGCTCGGCCCTCTCCCACTACGCGGACATCCCCTCGGACTTCTTCATCCTGCCTCCCTCGACGGAGAAGGATCAGACGGAGATCCGCTCGGCGCTCGTCTCCCTGAACGACTTCGTCCGCCAGTACCCCAACTCGCAGTACGTCCCCGAGGCGAAGCAGAACATCGAGGACACGCGCCGGCGGCTGGCCGAGCACGAGCTGTACGTGGCCTCCTTCTACGCCCGGCGCGAGCGCTGGAAGGCCGTGGTGCAGCGGCTGGAGGGGCTGCTGAAGAACTACCCGGGCACCTCCGTCGAGGAGAAGGCCCTGTTCGATCTGCACGAGGCCTACGTGAAGCTCAACCAGCCCGAGCAGGCGAAGCAGACCCTGCAGCGGGTCATCGAGCGCCTGCCGGGGACTCCCGCCGCCGAGCGGGCCCGGAGGATGATGGGCTCGTGA
- the rph gene encoding ribonuclease PH: MRSFNRGALDMRPVTLTPAITRHAEGSTQVEFGDTRVLVTCSVEERVPPHLMGKGSGWVTAEYGMLPRSTHTRTQREAAKGKQTGRTLEIQRLIGRSMRAAVDLPGLGVRTFTLDCDVLQADGGTRTASITGAYVALVLAMRKLHKAGVMPRMPKLTPIAAVSVGVVKGEVRVDLDYDEDSTADVDLNLVATGDGRIVEVQGTAEHQLFDRKTMDAMLDAGLAAIRQLTEAQQKVLGA, translated from the coding sequence ATGCGGTCCTTCAACCGTGGGGCGCTGGACATGCGCCCCGTCACCCTCACTCCCGCCATCACCCGTCACGCCGAGGGCTCGACCCAGGTGGAGTTCGGCGATACCCGCGTGCTCGTCACCTGCTCGGTGGAGGAGCGGGTGCCGCCCCACCTGATGGGCAAGGGCTCCGGCTGGGTGACGGCCGAGTACGGCATGCTGCCGCGCTCCACGCATACCCGCACGCAGCGTGAGGCCGCCAAGGGCAAGCAGACCGGGCGCACGTTGGAGATCCAGCGCCTCATCGGCCGCTCCATGCGCGCCGCGGTGGACCTGCCGGGCCTGGGCGTGCGCACCTTCACCCTGGACTGCGACGTCCTCCAGGCCGATGGCGGCACCCGCACGGCCTCCATCACCGGCGCCTACGTGGCCCTGGTGCTCGCGATGCGCAAGCTGCACAAGGCCGGAGTGATGCCGCGCATGCCCAAGCTCACCCCCATCGCCGCCGTGTCCGTGGGCGTGGTGAAGGGCGAGGTGCGGGTGGACCTCGACTACGACGAGGACTCCACCGCCGACGTGGACCTGAACCTGGTGGCCACCGGAGACGGCCGCATCGTCGAGGTGCAGGGCACCGCCGAGCACCAGCTCTTCGACCGCAAGACGATGGACGCGATGCTGGACGCGGGACTGGCCGCCATCCGCCAGCTCACCGAGGCTCAGCAGAAGGTGCTCGGCGCATGA
- a CDS encoding type IV pilus twitching motility protein PilT, with product MELNEILQIALRGGASDIHLKAGLPPMFRVDGSLVPLKDGKRLPPEEVARMVFGIMNEFQKEKFKQSNEVDLAYGVPGLGRFRVNVFQQRGTIGAVMRVIPTKVMAIKELMLPPILEKICLDERGLILVTGTTGSGKSTTLAAMIDHINATETNHIMTIEDPIEFLIRDKRSIVNQREVGVDTMSFAQALKSALRQDPDVILVGEMRDHETIETALAAAETGHLVMSTLHTLDATETVNRIVSAFPPYQQKQVRIQLASVLKAVVSQRLIPRADGKGRVAAVEVLRCTARVKELIEDKDRTKEIPDAISQGFDTYGMQTFDQSLMSLVKQGLVTYEEAHRQATNPDDFALRFSGISATSDSKWDNFDGGGPKPVPGSASFGQNQQPAPAATPAPRAAPAAAAPRPAAPSSVPRPGVPAAPAAASRAGVPAVGAARPAAPAPAPAAPKAPAADDDFQIERF from the coding sequence ATGGAACTCAACGAGATCCTCCAGATTGCGCTCCGCGGCGGTGCCTCCGACATCCACCTCAAGGCGGGTCTGCCGCCCATGTTCCGTGTCGACGGCTCGCTCGTCCCGCTCAAGGACGGCAAGCGGCTGCCTCCCGAAGAGGTGGCGCGCATGGTCTTCGGCATCATGAACGAGTTCCAGAAGGAGAAGTTCAAGCAGAGCAACGAGGTGGACCTGGCCTACGGCGTCCCCGGGCTCGGCCGCTTCCGCGTCAACGTCTTCCAGCAGCGCGGCACCATCGGCGCGGTGATGCGCGTCATCCCCACCAAGGTGATGGCCATCAAGGAGCTGATGCTCCCGCCCATCCTGGAGAAGATCTGCCTGGACGAGCGCGGCCTCATCCTCGTCACCGGCACCACGGGCTCGGGCAAGTCCACCACGCTCGCGGCGATGATCGATCACATCAACGCCACCGAGACGAACCACATCATGACGATCGAGGATCCGATCGAGTTCCTCATCCGCGACAAGCGCTCCATCGTGAACCAGCGCGAGGTGGGCGTGGACACGATGTCCTTCGCCCAGGCGCTCAAGAGCGCGCTGCGGCAGGATCCGGACGTCATCCTCGTGGGCGAAATGCGTGACCACGAGACCATCGAGACGGCGCTCGCGGCCGCGGAGACGGGCCACCTGGTGATGTCCACGCTGCACACGCTGGACGCCACGGAGACCGTCAACCGCATCGTCTCGGCCTTCCCGCCGTACCAGCAGAAGCAGGTGCGCATCCAGCTGGCGAGCGTGCTCAAGGCGGTGGTGAGCCAGCGTCTGATTCCGCGCGCGGACGGCAAGGGCCGCGTGGCCGCGGTGGAGGTGCTGCGCTGCACCGCCCGCGTGAAGGAGCTCATCGAGGACAAGGACCGGACGAAGGAGATTCCGGACGCCATCTCGCAGGGCTTCGACACGTACGGGATGCAGACCTTCGACCAGTCGCTGATGTCGCTGGTGAAGCAGGGGCTGGTCACCTACGAGGAGGCCCACCGGCAGGCCACCAACCCGGACGACTTCGCGCTGCGCTTCTCCGGCATCAGCGCCACCTCGGACTCGAAGTGGGACAACTTCGACGGCGGTGGCCCCAAGCCGGTGCCGGGCTCGGCCAGCTTCGGACAGAACCAGCAGCCCGCGCCGGCCGCGACGCCGGCCCCGCGTGCGGCCCCCGCTGCCGCCGCGCCCCGTCCGGCGGCTCCGTCCTCCGTGCCCCGTCCGGGCGTGCCCGCCGCCCCCGCCGCCGCGTCCCGCGCGGGGGTTCCGGCCGTTGGCGCGGCCCGTCCGGCGGCTCCGGCGCCCGCTCCCGCGGCTCCCAAGGCTCCCGCGGCCGACGACGACTTCCAGATCGAGCGGTTCTGA
- the rdgB gene encoding RdgB/HAM1 family non-canonical purine NTP pyrophosphatase, producing the protein MKPRLLFATGNQGKLRELRGLVGDAVEVVSLKDLPPIPEPEETGVTFEENAELKARAYSAASGLPALADDSGLCVDALGGRPGVYSARYAEGDDKARYQKLLTELSGVPDEKRTAAFVCALCLVQPGGGPAIFELGRCEGRIGHEPRGSHGFGYDPVFLLPGGKTMAELTAEEKAAISHRGVAFQKMLPHLKAMAGTQPVGG; encoded by the coding sequence ATGAAGCCCCGTCTGCTCTTCGCCACCGGAAACCAGGGCAAGCTGCGCGAGCTGCGCGGCCTCGTGGGGGACGCCGTGGAGGTGGTCTCCCTCAAGGACCTGCCGCCCATCCCCGAGCCCGAGGAGACGGGCGTCACCTTCGAGGAGAACGCCGAGCTCAAGGCCCGCGCCTACTCCGCGGCCAGCGGCCTGCCGGCCCTGGCGGATGACTCGGGACTGTGCGTGGACGCACTGGGAGGCCGTCCCGGCGTGTACTCCGCGCGTTACGCCGAGGGAGACGACAAGGCGCGCTACCAGAAGCTGCTCACCGAGCTGTCGGGCGTGCCGGACGAGAAGCGCACCGCCGCCTTCGTGTGCGCGCTCTGCCTGGTGCAGCCGGGAGGCGGGCCCGCCATCTTCGAGCTGGGCCGCTGCGAGGGACGCATCGGCCACGAGCCCCGGGGCTCCCACGGCTTCGGTTACGATCCGGTCTTCCTCCTGCCGGGCGGCAAGACGATGGCGGAGCTGACGGCCGAGGAGAAGGCGGCCATCTCGCACCGGGGTGTCGCCTTCCAGAAGATGCTGCCGCATCTCAAAGCGATGGCGGGCACACAGCCTGTTGGGGGGTGA
- a CDS encoding N-acetylmuramoyl-L-alanine amidase family protein yields the protein MTLRLLPLVGVLVLLCLPSSSRAAERPARIVVDPGHGGDQEGATSPTGLLEKDVSLQVARRVRDHLEEELGAQVLMTREEDQSLPLPERVEFSNKQRPDLFVSIHCNAMPTRRTRARVQGIETYFLSASASNATARAAADRENAEAPASRGGRGDSTLAFILHDLARTEAHQDSSRLAYAIHQKLIAATGSSDRGVLQAPFYVLNGVEAPAVLVEIGYISHPDEGGRLARAEYQERLATAITEGVRAFLAEVRRRDSPKPAKVAAPATP from the coding sequence ATGACGCTCCGTCTCCTCCCCCTCGTCGGCGTGCTCGTCCTGCTGTGCCTGCCCTCGTCCTCCCGCGCGGCCGAGCGTCCCGCGCGCATCGTGGTGGACCCGGGCCATGGCGGAGACCAGGAGGGGGCGACGAGCCCCACGGGCCTGCTCGAGAAGGACGTGTCCCTCCAGGTGGCGCGGCGGGTGCGGGACCATCTGGAGGAGGAGCTCGGGGCACAGGTGCTGATGACGCGGGAAGAGGACCAGTCGCTGCCCCTGCCCGAGCGGGTGGAGTTCTCCAACAAGCAGCGGCCGGACCTCTTCGTGTCCATCCACTGCAACGCGATGCCCACCCGGCGCACGCGCGCGCGCGTCCAGGGCATCGAGACGTACTTCCTCTCGGCCAGTGCCTCCAACGCCACGGCGCGAGCGGCCGCGGACCGTGAGAACGCCGAGGCCCCGGCCTCGCGGGGAGGGCGGGGCGACTCCACGCTGGCCTTCATCCTCCATGACCTGGCGCGCACCGAGGCACACCAGGACTCCTCGCGCCTGGCGTACGCCATCCACCAGAAGCTCATCGCGGCCACTGGCAGCTCGGACCGGGGGGTGCTGCAGGCGCCCTTCTACGTGCTCAACGGCGTCGAGGCCCCCGCCGTGCTCGTGGAGATTGGCTACATCTCTCATCCGGACGAGGGGGGCCGATTGGCCCGCGCCGAGTACCAGGAGCGGCTCGCCACCGCCATCACCGAGGGCGTGCGGGCCTTCCTGGCCGAGGTGCGCCGGCGCGACTCGCCCAAGCCCGCGAAGGTGGCGGCTCCCGCGACTCCCTGA